Proteins co-encoded in one Cucurbita pepo subsp. pepo cultivar mu-cu-16 chromosome LG15, ASM280686v2, whole genome shotgun sequence genomic window:
- the LOC111811672 gene encoding nucleolar complex protein 4 homolog B, which yields MASLPSLNQSEKKKKKKNEKNHKLSDLKTLGLQLLSSRAHINNLPLLLTFVSPSKPPQYVLEALLSLQSFFITVLPSLPSSSKPAADVQDDAELIYRTWLRSKFDELVKSLIDVAVSSECDDTLKEIVLDAIMEFVKVGNKGKFHSAVYHRFLQSIAHSSTPVNTLIALLVKKYFNHLDVRYFTYISIEKLTRTFEAEYMSGDRSVRINADDGDHSREGVEFIHIVHSIISSIPPLENSNQSDYTMWVESGDNKVLSDNQEAKQLKMRKNDEEVLTASKIVRKMKPKFTKAWISFLRLPLPIDVYKEVLVILDQEVIPYLSNPIILCDFLTKSYDMGGVVSVMALSSLFLLMTKYGLEYPNFYEKLYALLVPSIFMAKHRAKFFQLLDSCLKSPLLPAYLAAAFAKKLSRLSLVIPPSGSLIIIALIHNLLRRHPSINCLVHRENVSESKNDDSTSKEVAKGTDASEVEADTPNMKPGIDRFNYEETDPIKSSALRSSLWEIDCLRHHYCPPVSRLVLSLENDLTVRSKTTEIDVKDFVAGSYVTILGQELKKKMKRVPLAFYQAIPTSLFSEFDFPGWSFNHEHSEKNIEGSDHLPAKRQRVESS from the exons ATGGCGTCCCTTCCCTCACTGAATCAGAgcgagaagaagaagaagaagaagaatgagaagaaTCACAAGCTTTCCGACCTCAAAACCCTAGGACTCCAACTTCTCTCCTCTCGAGCTCACATCAACAACCTCCCTCTGCTTCTCACCTTCGTTTCTCCTTCTAAACCTCCTCAATATGTCCTCGAAGCCCTTCTCTCCCTCCAGTCCTTTTTCATCACGGTCCTCCCCTCCCTCCCTTCCTCCTCCAAGCCTGCTGCCGATGTTCAGGACGACGCCGAGTTGATTTACCGGACCTGGCTACGTTCCAAGTTTGATGAACTCGTTAAGTCGCTCATCGATGTTGCGGTCTCTTCTGAATGCGACGATACTCTCAAG GAAATTGTGTTGGATGCGATTATGGAGTTTGTTAAAGTTGGTAACAAGGGAAAATTCCACTCTGCTGTATATCACAGGTTTCTACAGAGTATT GCTCATTCTTCGACTCCAGTTAATACTCTGATAGCCTTGCTTGTCAAGAAGTACTTCAATCACCTCGATGTCCg TTATTTTACATATATTAGCATCGAAAAACTCACGAGGACTTTTGAGGCTGAGTACATGTCTG GTGATAGAAGTGTGAGGATTAATGCCGATGATGGTGATCATTCAAGAGAAGG AGTGGAGTTCATACACATTGTGCACTCTATCATATCCTCCATTCCCCCTTTAGAAAACTCAAATCAATCTGACTACACTATGTGGGTTGAATCAG GTGACAACAAAGTGCTCTCTGACAATCAAGAAGCAAAGCAGCTTAAGATGAGGAAAAATGATGAAGAG GTCTTAACGGCATCAAAGAttgtaagaaaaatgaaaccaaAATTTACGAAAGCATGGATTTCGTTTCTTAGGTTACCGCTTCCAATTGATGTGTACAAGGAG GTTCTTGTAATTCTTGATCAGGAAGTCATTCCTTATCTTTCTAATCCAATCATATTATG CGACTTCTTAACAAAATCCTATGATATGGGTGGCGTTGTCAGTGTTATGGCTCTTAGCAGCCTCTTCCTCCTTATGACAAAATATGGTTTAGAGTATCCAAACTTCTATGAAAAACTATATGCTCTTTTGGTTCCTTCAATATTCATGGCAAAACATCGGGCCAagttttttcag CTTCTTGATTCCTGCTTGAAGTCACCACTTCTTCCAGCATACTTGGCTGCCGCTTTTGCTAAGAAATTGAGTAGGCTATCACTTGTTATTCCTCCATCAGGATCCCTTATCATTATAGCTCTTATTCACAATCTCTTACGAAGACATCCCTCAATCAACTGTTTGGTTCACCgg GAAAATGTTAGCGAGAGTAAGAATGACGATTCAACAAGTAAAGAGGTTGCTAAAGGCACGGATGCTTCAGAAGTTGAAGCTGATACACCCAACATGAAACCAGGCATTGACCGTTTTAACTACGAGGAAACTGATCCCATAAAATCTAGTGCCTTGA GGAGTTCACTCTGGGAAATTGATTGTCTTCGACACCATTATTGCCCTCCCGTTTCAAG GTTAGTTTTGTCGCTTGAGAATGATCTGACCGTGAGGTCGAAAACAACTGAAATTGATGTTAAGGATTTCGTTGCTGGTTCATACGTGACAATACTCGGGCAAGAG ttgaaaaagaaaatgaagcgaGTCCCTCTGGCATTCTACCAAGCAATCCCCACCTCGTTATTCTCAGAGTTCGATTTCCCTGGCTGGAGTTTCAATCACGAACACAGTGAGAAGAATATCGAAGGCAGCGATCATCTTCCTGCAAAAAGACAGCGCGTAGAGAGCTCATAA
- the LOC111811645 gene encoding glutamate receptor 3.2-like isoform X2: MEEKRGISEGASRTEVVKVGAIFSLRSVNGKVSKIAIEAAEKDVNSDPSVLGGRKLSISIHDANYSGFLGITGAIKYMVSDTVAILGPQDATMGHILSHLSNELHVPLLSFTALDPTLSTLQYPYFIQTAPNDQFQMTAIADMISYYSWHDVVVLFTDDDQCRNSMIALGDKIEEKGLKIPSKVALPPYPTATRTQVHNALVKIKMMESRVIVLYTFSKTGFLVFEMAKSLGMMEAGYVWITSSWLSTVIDSTSPLPLKMANSIQGVLTLRLHTPESKRKQSFISRWNELSNGSIGLNTYGLYAYDTVWMIARGLKELFDQNGTISFSKYTHAGSLSGESLDFSSLGVFNEGNELLNNLLNISMIGLTGPIQFQDRYPLHPSYDILNVVKSGMKRIGYWSNHSGLSVVAPETLYGKAVNRTEQLGTTVWPGGLTTKPRGWVLPLDGRRLRIGVPRRVSYQEFVTPGSGNETIKGYCIDVFVAAVELLPYAVNYEFVLFGDGKENPSYFELVNNVALKEFDAAVGDIAIVTSRTKIVDFTQPYIESGLIVLAPVKNLNSSPLAFLRPFTPMLWIVSAAFFLLIGLVVWILERRDNDEFQGHPRKQFVTILWFGFSTMFFAQRENVMSTPGRFVLVIWLFVVLIINSSYTASLTSIFTVQLATSPITGIDSLISTNVRIGFQVGSFAESYLSEELNVHKSRLIALGSPKEYAAALKNGTVGAIVDEQPYIDVFLAEYCDYSTKGQQFTKSGWGFAFPRDSPLAGDLSTAILTLSENGGLQKIHDQWFSRKSCSSGDSNLDQEQLHLQSFIGLFSICAGVCFFALFLHFFLTMCQFNRHLKQDPEASSNRVSNPTRLRKFLSFADAKRGGLSKRKIEDTLSSERGEN; encoded by the exons ATGGAAGAGAAAAGAG GAATTTCCGAAGGGGCCTCAAGAACTGAAGTAGTGAAAGTTGGAGCTATATTTTCACTTCGTTCTGTTAATGGAAAAGTGTCAAAGATTGCCATTGAGGCTGCTGAGAAAGATGTGAACTCTGATCCAAGTGTTCTTGGTGGAAGAAAGCTATCTATATCCATACATGATGCAAATTACAGTGGATTTCTTGGTATCACAGGAG CAATAAAGTACATGGTATCTGACACGGTTGCTATCCTTGGTCCACAAGATGCTACTATGGGACATATACTCTCACATCTTTCAAATGAACTCCATGTCCCATTACTATCATTTACAGCATTGGATCCAACACTTTCAACTTTGCAATATCCATACTTCATTCAAACAGCTCCAAATGATCAATTCCAGATGACAGCAATAGCAGATATGATTAGTTATTACAGTTGGCACGACGTCGTCGTGCTTTTCACCGACGATGATCAATGTCGAAACAGTATGATCGCATTAGGCGACAAAATCGAAGAAAAAGGCTTGAAAATACCCTCTAAAGTAGCACTTCCCCCTTACCCAACAGCCACAAGAACTCAAGTTCACAACGCGCTCGTAAAGATTAAAATGATGGAATCTCGAGTTATCGTATTATATACGTTCTCGAAAACAGGTTTCTTGGTTTTCGAAATGGCTAAAAGCCTTGGAATGATGGAGGCTGGATATGTTTGGATAACCTCTAGTTGGCTATCAACAGTTATAGATTCTACTTCACCTCTTCCCTTGAAAATGGCTAACTCCATACAAGGCGTTCTTACGCTTCGGCTACATACACCCGAGTCGAAAAGGAAGCAATCGTTTATATCTCGTTGGAACGAGCTGAGTAATGGCTCGATTGGGTTGAATACTTATGGCCTATATGCATATGATACTGTTTGGATGATTGCAAGAGGATTGAAAGAGTTATTTGATCAAAATGGTaccatttctttctccaaatATACACATGCTGGTAGTCTTAGTGGAGAGAGCTTGGATTTTAGTTCACTAGGAGTGTTTAATGAGGGAAATGAGCTGCTTAACAATCTATTGAATATCAGTATGATTGGCCTGACAGGGCCTATTCAGTTTCAAGATAGATACCCTTTACATCCCTCATATGATATCTTGAATGTTGTGAAATCTGGTATGAAGAGGATTGGATATTGGTCGAACCATTCGGGGCTATCTGTCGTGGCGCCCGAAACGCTGTATGGAAAAGCAGTCAATCGTACCGAACAGTTAGGCACCACGGTGTGGCCTGGGGGATTGACAACAAAGCCTCGTGGTTGGGTTCTTCCACTCGATGGAAGACGGTTAAGAATTGGCGTTCCACGCCGAGTTAGTTATCAGGAGTTTGTGACGCCCGGAAGTGGTAACGAAACGATTAAAGGATACTGCATTGACGTGTTCGTTGCTGCGGTCGAGTTGCTTCCATATGCTGTTAATTAtgagtttgttttgtttggagatGGCAAGGAGAATCCTAGCTACTTTGAGCTTGTTAATAATGTTGCATTGAAA GAATTTGATGCTGCTGTTGGTGATATTGCAATTGTGACGAGTCGTACCAAGATTGTCGATTTTACGCAACCTTATATCGAGTCGGGGCTAATAGTGTTGGCCCCTGTGAAGAATTTGAACTCGAGTCCCTTGGCGTTCCTTCGACCGTTCACACCAATGTTGTGGATTGTCTCGGCAGcctttttccttctcattGGATTAGTCGTGTGGATTTTGGAACGTCGAGATAACGACGAATTCCAAGGACATCCTAGGAAGCAATTCGTCACGATCCTCTG GTTTGGCTTCTCTACTATGTTTTTTGCACAAA gAGAAAACGTCATGAGCACGCCCGGTCGTTTCGTGCTTGTCATATGGCTTTTTGTGGTTCTAATTATAAACTCGAGCTACACCGCTAGTCTAACGTCGATATTCACGGTACAGCTAGCAACCTCACCTATCACAGGAATTGATTCATTGATATCTACCAATGTCCGTATAGGATTCCAAGTTGGTTCGTTTGCTGAAAGTTATTTAAGTGAGGAACTTAACGTCCACAAGTCAAGGCTCATTGCTCTTGGATCCCCAAAAGAGTATGCTGCTGCTCTCAAGAACGGCACGGTGGGCGCTATCGTTGACGAGCAGCCATACATCGATGTTTTTCTCGCCGAGTACTGCGATTATTCGACAAAAGGCCAACAGTTCACCAAAAGTGGATGGGGATTT GCATTTCCGCGAGACTCTCCATTGGCAGGAGACTTGTCGACGGCCATACTCACTCTATCTGAGAATGGCGGTCTTCAAAAGATTCACGATCAGTGGTTCTCAAGAAAGTCTTGCAGTTCTGGAGATTCCAATCTCGATCAAGAACAACTTCACTTGCAGAGTTTCATTGGACTCTTCTCCATTTGTGCCGGCGTATGTTTCTTCGCACTTTTCCTGCATTTCTTCTTGACGATGTGCCAATTCAACCGCCATTTGAAGCAAGATCCAGAAGCTTCGAGCAATCGCGTTTCCAACCCTACGCGTCTGCGCAAATTCTTATCGTTTGCAGACGCAAAGAGAGGAGGCTTATCGAAGAGAAAGATCGAAGATACACTCTCGAGTGAACGCGGAGAGAATTAG
- the LOC111811645 gene encoding glutamate receptor 3.2-like isoform X1 encodes MNMVWLLSLLLCILGISEGASRTEVVKVGAIFSLRSVNGKVSKIAIEAAEKDVNSDPSVLGGRKLSISIHDANYSGFLGITGAIKYMVSDTVAILGPQDATMGHILSHLSNELHVPLLSFTALDPTLSTLQYPYFIQTAPNDQFQMTAIADMISYYSWHDVVVLFTDDDQCRNSMIALGDKIEEKGLKIPSKVALPPYPTATRTQVHNALVKIKMMESRVIVLYTFSKTGFLVFEMAKSLGMMEAGYVWITSSWLSTVIDSTSPLPLKMANSIQGVLTLRLHTPESKRKQSFISRWNELSNGSIGLNTYGLYAYDTVWMIARGLKELFDQNGTISFSKYTHAGSLSGESLDFSSLGVFNEGNELLNNLLNISMIGLTGPIQFQDRYPLHPSYDILNVVKSGMKRIGYWSNHSGLSVVAPETLYGKAVNRTEQLGTTVWPGGLTTKPRGWVLPLDGRRLRIGVPRRVSYQEFVTPGSGNETIKGYCIDVFVAAVELLPYAVNYEFVLFGDGKENPSYFELVNNVALKEFDAAVGDIAIVTSRTKIVDFTQPYIESGLIVLAPVKNLNSSPLAFLRPFTPMLWIVSAAFFLLIGLVVWILERRDNDEFQGHPRKQFVTILWFGFSTMFFAQRENVMSTPGRFVLVIWLFVVLIINSSYTASLTSIFTVQLATSPITGIDSLISTNVRIGFQVGSFAESYLSEELNVHKSRLIALGSPKEYAAALKNGTVGAIVDEQPYIDVFLAEYCDYSTKGQQFTKSGWGFAFPRDSPLAGDLSTAILTLSENGGLQKIHDQWFSRKSCSSGDSNLDQEQLHLQSFIGLFSICAGVCFFALFLHFFLTMCQFNRHLKQDPEASSNRVSNPTRLRKFLSFADAKRGGLSKRKIEDTLSSERGEN; translated from the exons ATGAATATGGTTTGGTTGCTTTCATTACTTCTTTGTATTCTAGGAATTTCCGAAGGGGCCTCAAGAACTGAAGTAGTGAAAGTTGGAGCTATATTTTCACTTCGTTCTGTTAATGGAAAAGTGTCAAAGATTGCCATTGAGGCTGCTGAGAAAGATGTGAACTCTGATCCAAGTGTTCTTGGTGGAAGAAAGCTATCTATATCCATACATGATGCAAATTACAGTGGATTTCTTGGTATCACAGGAG CAATAAAGTACATGGTATCTGACACGGTTGCTATCCTTGGTCCACAAGATGCTACTATGGGACATATACTCTCACATCTTTCAAATGAACTCCATGTCCCATTACTATCATTTACAGCATTGGATCCAACACTTTCAACTTTGCAATATCCATACTTCATTCAAACAGCTCCAAATGATCAATTCCAGATGACAGCAATAGCAGATATGATTAGTTATTACAGTTGGCACGACGTCGTCGTGCTTTTCACCGACGATGATCAATGTCGAAACAGTATGATCGCATTAGGCGACAAAATCGAAGAAAAAGGCTTGAAAATACCCTCTAAAGTAGCACTTCCCCCTTACCCAACAGCCACAAGAACTCAAGTTCACAACGCGCTCGTAAAGATTAAAATGATGGAATCTCGAGTTATCGTATTATATACGTTCTCGAAAACAGGTTTCTTGGTTTTCGAAATGGCTAAAAGCCTTGGAATGATGGAGGCTGGATATGTTTGGATAACCTCTAGTTGGCTATCAACAGTTATAGATTCTACTTCACCTCTTCCCTTGAAAATGGCTAACTCCATACAAGGCGTTCTTACGCTTCGGCTACATACACCCGAGTCGAAAAGGAAGCAATCGTTTATATCTCGTTGGAACGAGCTGAGTAATGGCTCGATTGGGTTGAATACTTATGGCCTATATGCATATGATACTGTTTGGATGATTGCAAGAGGATTGAAAGAGTTATTTGATCAAAATGGTaccatttctttctccaaatATACACATGCTGGTAGTCTTAGTGGAGAGAGCTTGGATTTTAGTTCACTAGGAGTGTTTAATGAGGGAAATGAGCTGCTTAACAATCTATTGAATATCAGTATGATTGGCCTGACAGGGCCTATTCAGTTTCAAGATAGATACCCTTTACATCCCTCATATGATATCTTGAATGTTGTGAAATCTGGTATGAAGAGGATTGGATATTGGTCGAACCATTCGGGGCTATCTGTCGTGGCGCCCGAAACGCTGTATGGAAAAGCAGTCAATCGTACCGAACAGTTAGGCACCACGGTGTGGCCTGGGGGATTGACAACAAAGCCTCGTGGTTGGGTTCTTCCACTCGATGGAAGACGGTTAAGAATTGGCGTTCCACGCCGAGTTAGTTATCAGGAGTTTGTGACGCCCGGAAGTGGTAACGAAACGATTAAAGGATACTGCATTGACGTGTTCGTTGCTGCGGTCGAGTTGCTTCCATATGCTGTTAATTAtgagtttgttttgtttggagatGGCAAGGAGAATCCTAGCTACTTTGAGCTTGTTAATAATGTTGCATTGAAA GAATTTGATGCTGCTGTTGGTGATATTGCAATTGTGACGAGTCGTACCAAGATTGTCGATTTTACGCAACCTTATATCGAGTCGGGGCTAATAGTGTTGGCCCCTGTGAAGAATTTGAACTCGAGTCCCTTGGCGTTCCTTCGACCGTTCACACCAATGTTGTGGATTGTCTCGGCAGcctttttccttctcattGGATTAGTCGTGTGGATTTTGGAACGTCGAGATAACGACGAATTCCAAGGACATCCTAGGAAGCAATTCGTCACGATCCTCTG GTTTGGCTTCTCTACTATGTTTTTTGCACAAA gAGAAAACGTCATGAGCACGCCCGGTCGTTTCGTGCTTGTCATATGGCTTTTTGTGGTTCTAATTATAAACTCGAGCTACACCGCTAGTCTAACGTCGATATTCACGGTACAGCTAGCAACCTCACCTATCACAGGAATTGATTCATTGATATCTACCAATGTCCGTATAGGATTCCAAGTTGGTTCGTTTGCTGAAAGTTATTTAAGTGAGGAACTTAACGTCCACAAGTCAAGGCTCATTGCTCTTGGATCCCCAAAAGAGTATGCTGCTGCTCTCAAGAACGGCACGGTGGGCGCTATCGTTGACGAGCAGCCATACATCGATGTTTTTCTCGCCGAGTACTGCGATTATTCGACAAAAGGCCAACAGTTCACCAAAAGTGGATGGGGATTT GCATTTCCGCGAGACTCTCCATTGGCAGGAGACTTGTCGACGGCCATACTCACTCTATCTGAGAATGGCGGTCTTCAAAAGATTCACGATCAGTGGTTCTCAAGAAAGTCTTGCAGTTCTGGAGATTCCAATCTCGATCAAGAACAACTTCACTTGCAGAGTTTCATTGGACTCTTCTCCATTTGTGCCGGCGTATGTTTCTTCGCACTTTTCCTGCATTTCTTCTTGACGATGTGCCAATTCAACCGCCATTTGAAGCAAGATCCAGAAGCTTCGAGCAATCGCGTTTCCAACCCTACGCGTCTGCGCAAATTCTTATCGTTTGCAGACGCAAAGAGAGGAGGCTTATCGAAGAGAAAGATCGAAGATACACTCTCGAGTGAACGCGGAGAGAATTAG
- the LOC111811821 gene encoding 40S ribosomal protein S11-like — protein MAEQTEKAFLKQPKVFLCSKKGGKGKRPGKGGNRFWKSIGLGFKTPREAVEGTYIDKKCPFTGTVSIRGRILAGTCHSAKMVRTIIVRRNYLHYVKKYQRYEKRHSNIPAHISPCFRVKEGDHVIIGQCRPLSKTVRFNVLKVIPAGSSSSGKKAFTGI, from the exons ATGGCGGAGCAG ACCGAGAAGGCGTTTTTGAAGCAACCCAAGGTTTTTCTCTG CTCTAAAAAGGGCGGGAAGGGGAAGAGACCTGGAAAGGGCGGGAACCGTTTCTGGAAGAGTATTGGATTAGGATTCAAGACGCCAAGGGAAGCCGTTGAAG GAACATATATTGATAAGAAATGCCCCTTTACCGGAACTGTCTCTATCAGGGGACGTATTTTAGCTGGAACTTGTCATAGTGCTAAAATGGTCAGGACCATTATTGTCAGGAGGAACTATCTACATTATGTTAAGAAGTATCAGAG gTATGAGAAAAGGCACTCCAACATTCCTGCCCACATATCTCCTTGCTTTCGTGTGAAGGAGGGAGATCACGTTATTATCGGCCAATGCAG GCCATTGTCGAAGACAGTTAGGTTCAATGTGTTGAAGGTCATTCCTGCTGGATCCTCAAGTAGTGGGAAGAAGGCTTTTACGGGGATTTAA
- the LOC111811732 gene encoding homoserine kinase, which yields MAMISFQPPLKSFAVPQVPSYNPKSVAVCCSLSLPSRTVVTAVEPAPVFASVKAFAPATVANLGPGFDFLGCAVDGLGDFVSLSVDSNVRPGEVAIANITGNDPNKLSKNPLYNCAGIAAIEVMKMLGIRSVGLSLSLEKGLPLGSGLGSSAASAAAAAIAVNGLFGGKLGVEDLVLAGLKSEEKVSGYHADNVAPAIMGGFILIRNYEPLELIRLKFPVEKELFFVLVSPEFEAPTKKMRAALPAEVGMPHHVWNCSQAGALVAAVLQGDVIGLGKALSSDKIVEPTRVPLIPGMGGVKKAAIAAGAFGCTISGAGPTAVAVTDNKERGKEIGESMVMAFMREGNLKAVASVKRLDRVGARLIGSTPIDRV from the coding sequence ATGGCGATGATCTCTTTTCAGCCTCCATTAAAGTCGTTTGCGGTTCCTCAAGTTCCTTCATATAACCCTAAATCTGTCGCCGTCTGTTGCAGTTTGTCTCTTCCATCCAGAACCGTCGTTACTGCCGTTGAACCTGCACCAGTCTTCGCCTCTGTGAAGGCATTCGCTCCGGCAACCGTCGCTAATTTAGGCCCTGGCTTTGATTTCCTTGGCTGCGCCGTTGATGGCTTGGGCGATTTCGTCTCTCTCAGCGTTGATTCCAATGTTCGTCCAGGTGAGGTCGCAATCGCTAATATTACAGGCAATGACCCTAATAAACTCAGTAAAAACCCTCTGTATAATTGCGCTGGCATCGCCGCCATTGAGGTTATGAAAATGCTAGGGATTCGATCTGTCGGTCTTTCTCTTTCGCTTGAGAAAGGTCTACCGCTGGGGAGTGGATTGGGATCGAGCGCAGCGAGTGCCGCTGCTGCGGCGATTGCTGTTAATGGATTGTTCGGCGGAAAATTAGGAGTCGAGGATTTGGTTCTCGCAGGGCTGAAATCGGAAGAGAAAGTTTCTGGATACCATGCGGACAATGTCGCACCTGCGATTATGGGCGGTTTCATTCTGATCCGGAATTACGAACCCTTGGAATTGATCCGCCTGAAATTCCCGGTTGAGAAGGAGCTGTTCTTCGTATTGGTAAGCCCGGAATTCGAAGCTCCAACGAAGAAAATGCGTGCTGCCCTGCCAGCTGAAGTTGGGATGCCGCACCATGTGTGGAATTGCAGCCAAGCAGGGGCGTTGGTAGCGGCTGTGCTGCAGGGAGACGTGATAGGATTGGGCAAAGCGTTGTCCTCCGACAAAATTGTAGAGCCAACGAGGGTTCCGTTGATTCCAGGGATGGGTGGGGTCAAGAAGGCAGCCATTGCAGCCGGGGCATTCGGATGCACCATTAGTGGAGCAGGGCCGACGGCGGTGGCAGTGACGGACAACAAGGAGAGGGGGAAGGAGATCGGGGAAAGTATGGTTATGGCGTTTATGAGGGAAGGGAATCTGAAAGCTGTGGCATCTGTAAAGAGACTGGATCGAGTTGGTGCAAGGCTCATCGGATCCACTCCCATAGACAGAGTTTAA
- the LOC111811678 gene encoding calcium-dependent protein kinase 26 — MGNTCRGSFKGNIFQGYSQPEESSTPNYKRNINGSSDHSPSSVNTNNLISQAFAEENKTKSKDNDCKKDYTMRKSAENQAYYVLGHKTANIRDLYTLGRKLGQGQFGTTYLCTEITTGIEYACKSISKRKLIAKEDVEDVRREIQIMHHLAGHKNIVTIKGAYEDSLYVHIVMELCSGGELFDRIIQRGHYSERKAAELTRIIVGVVETCHSLGVMHRDLKPENFLLVNKDDDFSLKAIDFGLSVFFKPGQIFTDVVGSPYYVAPEVLLKHYGPAADVWTAGVILYILLSGVPPFWAETQQGIFDAVLKGHIDFDSDPWPLISDSAKDLIRKMLCSRPSDRLTAHEVLCHPWICENGVAPDRALDPAVLSRLKQFSAMNKLKKMALRVIAESLSEEEIAGLREMFTAMDTDNSGAITFDELKAGLRRYGSTLKDTEIRDLMEAADIDNSGTIDYGEFIAATIHLNKLEREEHLVAAFRYFDKDGSGYITVDELQQACAEHNMTDAYLEDIIREVDQDNDGRIDYSEFVAMMQKGNAGIGRRTMRNSLNLSMRDGPGAL; from the exons ATGGGCAATACCTGCCGTGGATCTTTCAAAGGGAATATATTTCAGGGCTACAGCCAGCCCGAGGAGAGTTCAACCCCAAATTATAAGCGTAACATCAACGGTTCTTCTGACCATTCCCCTTCCAGCGTCAACACTAACAATCTAATTTCCCAAGCCTTTGCTGAAGAGAACAAAACCAAATCGAAGGACAACGATTGCAAGAAAGACTACACAATGAGGAAAAGCGCCGAGAATCAAGCCTATTATGTTTTGGGTCATAAGACTGCCAATATTCGAGATCTGTATACGCTCGGTCGGAAGTTGGGACAAGGACAGTTTGGAACTACTTATTTATGCACTGAGATTACGACTGGCATTGAGTATGCTTGTAAGTCTATCTCCAAGAGGAAGTTGATTGCGAAGGAGGATGTGGAGGACGTTCGGCGGGAGATTCAGATCATGCACCATTTGGCAGGTCATAAGAATATTGTTACCATCAAGGGTGCTTATGAAGATTCtttgtatgttcatattgTTATGGAGCTTTGTAGTGGCGGTGAGTTGTTCGATAGGATCATCCAGAGGGGGCATTACAGTGAGAGAAAAGCTGCTGAATTGACCAGGATTATTGTTGGTGTTGTCGAGACTTGCCATTCGCTTGGAGTTATGCATAGAGATTTGAAGCCAGAGAATTTCTTGTTGGTTAATAAGGATGATGACTTCTCTCTTAAAGCTATCGATTTTGGCCTCTCTGTTTTCTTCAAACCAG GTCAAATCTTCACTGATGTTGTTGGAAGCCCATACTATGTTGCTCCAGAGGTACTGCTCAAGCATTATGGGCCAGCAGCGGACGTGTGGACTGCAGGAGTTATACTGTATATATTGCTAAGTGGCGTGCCACCGTTTTGGGCAG AAACTCAACAAGGAATATTTGATGCTGTGCTTAAGGGACATATCGACTTCGACTCTGACCCTTGGCCCCTAATATCTGACAGTGCAAAGGATCTAATAAGAAAGATGCTATGTTCTCGACCATCAGATCGGTTGACTGCACATGAAGTATTAT GCCACCCTTGGATTTGCGAAAATGGAGTTGCTCCTGATAGGGCTCTCGATCCAGCTGTACTTTCTCGACTCAAACAATTCTCTGCAATGaacaagttgaagaagatgGCATTACGA GTGATTGCTGAAAGCCTTTCTGAAGAGGAGATTGCTGGCCTAAGAGAAATGTTTACAGCTATGGACACTGATAACAGTGGTGCAATTACGTTTGATGAACTCAAAGCTGGTTTGAGAAGATATGGTTCAACCTTGAAAGATACCGAAATACGTGACCTCATGGAAGCG GCTGATATTGACAATAGTGGGACTATTGATTATGGGGAGTTTATTGCTGCAACCATTCATCTCAACAAACTAGAGCGTGAAGAACACCTTGTTGCAGCGTTTAGATACTTTGACAAAGATGGAAGTGGTTACATCACAGTAGATGAACTGCAGCAAGCTTGTGCGGAACATAATATGACCGACGCGTACCTTGAAGACATAATCAGAGAAGTTGATCAAGATAAT GATGGAAGGATTGATTATAGCGAGTTTGTTGCCATGATGCAGAAAGGCAATGCAGGAATTGGAAGACGAACTATGAGAAACAGTTTGAATTTGAGCATGAGAGACGGACCTGGTGCTCTTTAG